A genomic window from Parvularcula sp. LCG005 includes:
- a CDS encoding threonine aldolase family protein — MLFTSDNWSGIHPTVLEAMMTANIGNAPAYGADDVTARAIGLLRDIFEQDITVGFVATGTAANALALACMTPPWGAILAHKNSHINVDECGATEFYTAGAKIIPLEGQHGKLTPDIVRDAMKFFTPQQPHRVVPKVLSLTQGTECGTVYSADEIGALCDTAKSFGLKVHLDGARFSNACARGKASAAAMTARAGVDVLTFGGTKNGCLAAEAIIFFDQQCGEQLAVRQRRAGHVFSKYRFLSAQWLGFLQNDLWLRLAKISNTQADRLSKSLAASGVCTLVHPTEINEVFVTMPDDLVSTLKEQGATFYDWIQPGDPYKGKLRRFVTSYMTTDDQVTEFSAALRDYINR, encoded by the coding sequence ATGCTGTTCACGTCCGATAACTGGTCCGGCATTCATCCCACCGTCCTCGAAGCGATGATGACCGCCAATATTGGCAATGCGCCAGCCTACGGGGCCGACGACGTGACGGCGCGGGCCATCGGTCTGCTGCGCGATATTTTCGAGCAGGACATCACGGTCGGATTCGTCGCAACGGGCACGGCGGCGAACGCGCTGGCCCTCGCCTGTATGACCCCGCCCTGGGGCGCCATTCTCGCACACAAGAATAGTCATATAAATGTTGATGAGTGCGGCGCGACGGAGTTCTACACCGCTGGCGCGAAGATCATTCCGCTTGAGGGACAGCACGGCAAGCTGACCCCTGACATTGTGCGCGATGCGATGAAGTTCTTCACGCCGCAACAGCCCCACCGGGTCGTGCCCAAAGTGCTCTCGCTGACACAAGGGACGGAATGCGGCACCGTCTATTCTGCTGACGAAATCGGTGCTCTCTGCGACACCGCGAAAAGCTTCGGCCTTAAAGTCCATCTTGATGGGGCACGGTTCTCCAACGCCTGTGCGCGGGGTAAGGCCAGCGCCGCGGCCATGACCGCCCGCGCCGGGGTGGACGTCCTCACCTTTGGCGGCACAAAGAATGGCTGCCTCGCTGCCGAGGCGATTATCTTTTTCGATCAACAGTGTGGTGAGCAGCTTGCAGTTCGCCAACGCCGCGCCGGTCATGTCTTCAGCAAATACCGCTTTCTGTCGGCTCAATGGCTTGGCTTTCTGCAGAACGATCTGTGGCTGCGCCTCGCGAAGATCTCAAACACCCAGGCGGATCGTCTGTCCAAGTCGCTTGCCGCGTCAGGGGTGTGCACCCTAGTCCATCCCACGGAGATCAACGAAGTTTTCGTGACAATGCCGGACGATCTCGTCAGTACACTGAAAGAACAGGGCGCGACCTTCTATGACTGGATCCAGCCTGGCGATCCCTATAAAGGCAAACTCCGTCGCTTCGTGACCAGCTATATGACGACGGACGATCA